One Bombina bombina isolate aBomBom1 chromosome 5, aBomBom1.pri, whole genome shotgun sequence DNA segment encodes these proteins:
- the RPL7 gene encoding 60S ribosomal protein L7, with product MKLKHIKKIIAEKKVRKEKRKLIYKRAEAYYKEYRIMYRKGVRLSRMARKAGNFYVPAEPKLAFVIRIRGINGVSPKVRKVLQLLRLRQIFNGTFVKLNKASINMLRLVEPYIAWGYPNLKSVRQLIYKRGFLKINKQRIPMTDNSYIEKHLGKRGIICVEDLIHEIYTVGKNFKAANNFLWPFKLSSPKGGMKKKTTHFVEGGDAGNREDQINRLIRRMN from the exons ATGaagttaaaacacattaaaaagatCATTGCTGAGAAAAAG gTTCGTAAAGAAAAAAGGAAGCTCATTTACAAGAGAGCTGAAGCTTATTACAAGGAGTACAGGATAATGTACAGAAAGGGAGTACGTTTGTCCAGAATGGCTCGCAAAGCTGGAAACTTTTACGTACCTGCAGAACCCAAGCTGGCCTTTGTGATCAGGATTAGAGG CATTAATGGTGTCAGCCCAAAAGTTCGTAAGGTTTTGCAACTTCTCCGCCTGCGTCAGATTTTCAACGGCACATTTGTGAAGCTAAACAAGGCATCAATCAATATGCTGAGGCTTGTGGAGCCCTACATTGCATGGGG gtacCCAAATCTAAAGTCTGTTCGTCAGCTTATCTACAAACGTGGATTTTTGAAGATTAATAAGCAACGTATTCCTATGACTGACAACTCTTATATCGAGAAACATCTTG gCAAGCGTGGCATCATTTGTGTTGAAGATCTGATCCATGAAATTTACACCGTTGGCAAAAACTTTAAGGCTGCAAACAATTTCCTCTGGCCATTCAAGCTGTCTTCTCCAAAGGGTGGTATGAAAAAGAAAACTACTCACTTTGTGGAAGGTGGAGATGCTGGCAACAGGGAAGACCAGATTAACAGGCTGATTAGAAGAATGAACTAA